GTCCTTGTAGATGAACTCGCGCTGATAGGCAGGGCGGATGTTCAGCTTTGCGCCATACCCGCGCACGCCTTCCTCGTTGTTGTCAATGTAGTCGGCAACGAGATCGGCGATTTTGATATTCCTGAGTTCAATTTTCATACTAGGAGGTCTGCTGGCCCTATCGTTTTGTGAACTCAGGCGTATAATAGTAGTATGGACAATGAGCTTACCATCGTCTTTGAGCCGGCGGAGGAAGGCGGTTTTACGGCCTTTATTCCGGAGGTTCCAGGCGCGGTTTCCGAAGGGGAGACCGTGGAGGAAGCTCGGGAAATGGTTCTCGACGCTTTACACGAATTGACTGCGTATCGGCGGGAACAGGCAGCTCTTGCTAAAAGCTCCAAGAGCGTCGTCGAGAGAATCGCCCCCGCGTTCTGATCACAG
The Candidatus Hydrogenedentota bacterium genome window above contains:
- a CDS encoding type II toxin-antitoxin system HicB family antitoxin; protein product: MDNELTIVFEPAEEGGFTAFIPEVPGAVSEGETVEEAREMVLDALHELTAYRREQAALAKSSKSVVERIAPAF